In a single window of the Arthrobacter zhangbolii genome:
- the moaC gene encoding cyclic pyranopterin monophosphate synthase MoaC produces the protein MPKGRPVSAEPDNHQTAGLTHVRDDGSAHMVDVSGKPETTRQATAQSVLVTTADVLRLIADGGLPKGDAIAVARVAGIMAAKQTSSIIPLCHPLPLTKVTVDFTPRDQDVLVQATVKTKGLTGVEMEALTAASVAALTLYDMIKAVDKHARITDTMVLAKSGGKSGDWKL, from the coding sequence ATGCCGAAAGGACGCCCCGTGAGCGCCGAACCTGATAACCACCAGACCGCCGGATTAACGCATGTCCGCGATGACGGCTCAGCACACATGGTGGATGTCTCCGGCAAGCCCGAAACCACGCGGCAGGCCACAGCGCAGTCCGTGCTGGTTACCACCGCCGACGTCCTGCGGCTGATCGCCGACGGCGGCCTGCCAAAAGGCGATGCCATCGCCGTCGCCCGGGTGGCCGGGATCATGGCCGCGAAACAGACCTCCAGCATCATCCCGCTCTGCCATCCGCTGCCGCTCACCAAGGTCACGGTGGACTTCACTCCGCGGGACCAGGACGTCCTGGTGCAGGCCACCGTAAAGACCAAGGGGCTTACCGGCGTGGAAATGGAGGCCCTCACTGCCGCCTCGGTGGCCGCGCTGACGCTCTACGACATGATCAAGGCGGTGGATAAGCACGCCCGGATCACTGACACCATGGTGCTGGCCAAGTCCGGCGGCAAGAGCGGAGACTGGAAGCTGTGA
- a CDS encoding MogA/MoaB family molybdenum cofactor biosynthesis protein yields MSTPVPAAPRRTAAVLIASTRAAAGVYEDECGPLIADWLYALDYDLVLAEVVPDGDEISASLRRILALAPSVLLTSGGTGLSPDDVTPDLTEPLLDRQLPGVMEAIRAKGLASTPMAAISRGYAGTAGGTFIVNLPGSPSAVADGLAVLEPIIGHICGQLEGKREH; encoded by the coding sequence GTGAGCACCCCCGTACCCGCGGCCCCGCGCCGCACCGCGGCCGTCCTGATCGCCTCCACCCGGGCAGCTGCCGGTGTCTACGAAGACGAATGCGGCCCGCTGATCGCCGATTGGCTGTACGCCCTGGACTATGACCTGGTGCTGGCGGAAGTAGTGCCCGACGGCGATGAGATTTCCGCTTCCCTGCGGCGGATCCTCGCCCTGGCCCCGTCCGTCCTGCTGACCAGCGGGGGCACCGGCCTGAGCCCGGATGATGTCACCCCGGACCTGACCGAACCGCTGCTGGACCGGCAGCTTCCGGGGGTCATGGAGGCCATCCGTGCCAAGGGGCTCGCATCCACACCCATGGCGGCGATCAGCCGCGGATACGCAGGCACCGCCGGCGGCACCTTTATTGTGAACCTGCCCGGGTCCCCGTCCGCCGTCGCCGACGGGCTGGCCGTGCTGGAACCGATCATCGGCCACATCTGCGGCCAGTTGGAAGGCAAGCGTGAACACTAG
- a CDS encoding molybdenum cofactor biosynthesis protein MoaE, which produces MNTSEVLRATVSAEPLSTAEAERQAWSPECGAVVLFSGIVRNHDDGKTVTSLGYSAHPTAAAVLAQVAGEIAAAYDGVRIWVGHRTGALEIGDAALVAAVASAHRGTAFAACSALVDAVKANVPIWKEQGFTDGSTEWVGVSDRP; this is translated from the coding sequence GTGAACACTAGCGAAGTCCTGCGGGCCACAGTCTCCGCCGAACCCCTGAGCACCGCCGAGGCAGAACGCCAGGCCTGGTCACCCGAGTGCGGAGCCGTAGTGCTCTTCAGCGGCATTGTCCGCAACCACGACGACGGCAAAACGGTGACTTCCCTCGGCTACAGTGCCCACCCCACCGCCGCAGCGGTCCTGGCGCAGGTGGCGGGGGAAATCGCGGCGGCGTACGACGGCGTCCGCATCTGGGTGGGACACCGCACCGGAGCCCTCGAGATCGGTGACGCCGCCCTCGTGGCCGCCGTCGCCTCGGCACACCGCGGCACCGCGTTCGCCGCCTGCTCGGCACTGGTGGACGCCGTGAAGGCGAATGTGCCCATCTGGAAGGAGCAGGGCTTTACCGACGGCAGCACCGAGTGGGTGGGCGTCAGTGACCGGCCGTGA
- the dapB gene encoding 4-hydroxy-tetrahydrodipicolinate reductase → MKEKLAVAVLGASGRMGSEAVAAVEAAEDMELVAALGRTDPLETLVSAGARCMVDLTVPDSTEANVRFAVEHGIHAVVGTTGWDAGRLARLQELLQASPGTGVLIAPNFALGSVLATAFAAKAARYFESVELIELHHPDKVDAPSGTAVRTASLIAQAREEAGVAPSPDATTKELPGARGAEVNGVHVHSVRLRGLVAHQEVLLGGPGEQLTIRHDSFDRASFMPGVLLGLRQVAEHPGLTVGLDGYLNLND, encoded by the coding sequence ATGAAGGAAAAACTTGCCGTAGCGGTGCTCGGCGCCTCGGGCCGGATGGGATCCGAAGCCGTGGCCGCCGTCGAGGCAGCCGAAGACATGGAACTGGTGGCGGCCCTGGGCCGGACCGATCCGCTGGAAACGCTGGTCTCCGCCGGTGCGCGTTGCATGGTGGACCTGACCGTGCCGGACAGCACCGAAGCCAACGTCCGTTTCGCCGTCGAACACGGCATCCACGCCGTAGTGGGCACCACCGGGTGGGATGCTGGCCGGCTGGCCCGGCTGCAGGAGCTGCTCCAGGCCTCCCCGGGTACCGGTGTGCTCATTGCCCCGAACTTTGCGCTCGGCTCGGTCCTGGCAACTGCCTTCGCCGCGAAGGCCGCACGCTACTTCGAATCAGTGGAACTGATCGAACTGCACCACCCGGACAAAGTGGACGCGCCGTCGGGCACAGCAGTCCGCACCGCCTCGCTGATCGCACAGGCACGCGAGGAGGCAGGGGTGGCACCGTCCCCGGACGCCACTACCAAGGAGCTCCCGGGAGCCCGCGGCGCCGAAGTGAACGGTGTGCACGTGCACTCGGTCCGGCTGCGCGGGCTTGTGGCCCATCAGGAAGTACTCCTGGGCGGTCCCGGCGAGCAGCTCACCATCCGGCATGACTCCTTTGACCGGGCGTCCTTTATGCCCGGCGTCCTGCTGGGACTGCGGCAGGTTGCAGAGCATCCCGGACTGACCGTCGGTCTTGACGGCTACCTCAACCTGAACGACTAA